In Streptomyces sp. NBC_00433, a single genomic region encodes these proteins:
- a CDS encoding ricin-type beta-trefoil lectin domain protein: MPLFSARAKRSPQPPAPRSLRRTLALTFSVALLSAAAPLATLGAAQPAAALGNGLATTPQMGFNDWNAYGCNVSESLIKSTAQAMHSNGMQAAGYTYVNIDDCWLTHSRDSGGHLVPDPAKFPDGIKGTADYVHSLGLKLGIYEDAGTATCAGYPGSLGHETTDAQSFASWGVDYLKYDNCNNSGVNAQSRYTAMRDALAATGRPILYSLCNWGQDNVWTWGAGVGNSWRTTGDIQASYSSMLSIFHSNVGLASYAGPGHWNDPDMLEVGNGSLTTTESRSEFSLWSEMAAPLIAGTNIASASAATLSTLTNSRVIAVDQDPLGKQGTMVSSSGGLDVLAKPLANGDVSVALFNETGSTATISTSVAAIGKTGASSYNLTDLWSGATSTTSGTISASVPSHGTVMYRVAGGTSGGGGTGTTGALHAVGAGKCLDVPNSSTTAGTQLQIWSCGGGANQTWTKTSSGQLAVYSGSGQMCLDAYNNQTTPGTKVEIWTCNGQPNQQWTVNSNGTVTGTQSGLCLDVTGGSTANGALAELWTCNGQSNQQWSLS; this comes from the coding sequence ATGCCCCTGTTCAGTGCGCGAGCCAAGCGTTCGCCCCAGCCGCCAGCCCCTCGGTCCCTCCGGAGGACGTTAGCGCTCACATTCTCCGTCGCCCTGCTCTCCGCAGCGGCACCCCTGGCCACCCTGGGCGCCGCCCAACCCGCCGCCGCACTGGGCAACGGGCTGGCGACAACCCCGCAGATGGGGTTCAACGACTGGAACGCCTACGGGTGCAACGTGTCGGAGTCGCTGATCAAGTCGACGGCGCAGGCCATGCACAGCAACGGGATGCAGGCCGCCGGCTACACCTACGTCAACATCGACGACTGCTGGCTGACCCACTCACGCGACAGCGGCGGGCACCTCGTCCCCGACCCCGCGAAGTTCCCCGACGGGATCAAGGGCACCGCCGACTACGTGCACTCCCTCGGCCTGAAGCTGGGCATCTACGAGGACGCGGGAACGGCGACCTGCGCCGGATACCCCGGCAGTCTGGGCCACGAGACCACCGACGCGCAGTCGTTCGCGTCCTGGGGCGTGGACTACCTGAAGTACGACAACTGCAACAACTCCGGCGTGAACGCCCAGTCCCGCTACACCGCCATGCGCGACGCCCTCGCCGCAACCGGCCGTCCGATCCTCTACAGCCTGTGCAACTGGGGCCAGGACAACGTGTGGACCTGGGGGGCCGGCGTCGGCAACAGCTGGCGTACCACCGGTGACATCCAGGCCAGTTACTCCAGCATGCTGTCCATCTTCCACAGCAACGTGGGACTGGCCTCCTACGCCGGGCCGGGGCACTGGAACGACCCGGACATGCTGGAGGTGGGCAACGGCTCGCTGACCACCACGGAGAGCCGTTCCGAGTTCAGCCTGTGGTCGGAGATGGCCGCACCCCTGATCGCCGGCACCAACATCGCCTCGGCCAGCGCGGCCACACTGTCGACGCTGACCAACTCCCGGGTGATCGCGGTCGACCAGGACCCGCTGGGCAAGCAGGGCACGATGGTCTCCTCGTCCGGCGGCCTGGACGTCCTGGCCAAGCCGTTGGCCAACGGCGACGTGTCCGTGGCGCTGTTCAACGAGACCGGGTCGACGGCGACCATCAGCACGTCGGTCGCCGCCATCGGCAAGACCGGTGCGTCGAGCTACAACCTGACCGACCTGTGGTCGGGCGCGACGTCCACCACCTCGGGCACCATCAGCGCCTCGGTGCCCTCGCACGGCACGGTGATGTACAGGGTCGCCGGCGGCACGAGCGGCGGCGGCGGTACGGGTACGACGGGTGCGCTGCACGCGGTGGGTGCGGGCAAGTGCCTGGACGTGCCGAACTCCTCCACCACCGCCGGTACCCAGCTGCAGATCTGGAGCTGCGGCGGCGGCGCCAACCAGACCTGGACGAAGACGTCCTCGGGCCAGCTGGCGGTCTACTCCGGCAGCGGCCAGATGTGCCTGGACGCCTACAACAACCAGACCACACCCGGCACCAAGGTGGAGATCTGGACCTGCAACGGGCAACCCAACCAGCAGTGGACTGTCAACTCCAACGGCACGGTCACGGGCACCCAGTCCGGGCTGTGCCTGGACGTCACCGGCGGCTCGACGGCCAACGGCGCACTGGCCGAGCTGTGGACCTGCAACGGCCAGTCCAACCAGCAGTGGTCTCTGAGCTGA